The Daucus carota subsp. sativus chromosome 7, DH1 v3.0, whole genome shotgun sequence genome window below encodes:
- the LOC108194302 gene encoding proline-rich 33 kDa extensin-related protein — MSFNLLVFLGVVVLATPSLAELKLPIHKPPYHKPPVSDIDNHHKPPVHKPPVHKPPPYHKPPVEELGGHYKPPVHKPPVHKPPVHKPPVNELEGHYKPPVHKPPGHKHPPVYEPEEYHKPEEYHKPPFHKPPVHKPPPVHDTEEHHKPPFHKPPVHKPPTETIEGFNNPEGLKPPTKEHKPPHLPPIIVRPPPTHKPSPPKGHHPGSGHP, encoded by the coding sequence ATGTCTTTCAATCTTCTCGTCTTCCTTGGGGTGGTGGTTCTTGCCACTCCCTCCCTCGCTGAGCTCAAACTGCCCATCCACAAACCACCATATCACAAGCCGCCAGTTTCCGACATAGATAATCACCACAAGCCACCAGTGCACAAACCACCCGTTCACAAACCACCTCCCTACCACAAGCCCCCTGTAGAGGAACTAGGAGGTCACTACAAACCCCCCGTTCACAAGCCACCAGTGCACAAACCACCCGTGCACAAACCACCAGTAAATGAATTAGAAGGTCACTACAAACCCCCGGTTCACAAACCACCTGGTCACAAACACCCTCCAGTTTATGAACCAGAAGAATATCATAAACCAGAAGAATATCATAAACCGCCATTTCACAAGCCACCAGTACATAAGCCACCCCCGGTTCATGACACCGAAGAACATCACAAACCGCCATTTCACAAGCCACCAGTACACAAACCTCCTACTGAAACTATCGAAGGCTTTAATAATCCCGAGGGACTGAAGCCACCAACAAAAGAACACAAGCCTCCGCACCTTCCACCAATCATTGTGAGGCCACCACCGACTCACAAGCCTTCACCTCCAAAGGGTCACCATCCGGGATCGGGACATCCGTAA
- the LOC108193884 gene encoding proline-rich 33 kDa extensin-related protein, which translates to MSLTHMNLLLILGVAIFAAPSLADFHSHPPIHKPPVYTPPVHKPPIHKPPVYTPPVHKPPVYTPPVHKPPSEYKPPVEATNSVTEDHYPIHKPPVYKPPVQKPAPEQKPPVHKPPIHKPPVHNTPSLTDDHYPAHPIHKPQPIHRPPVHKPPTEHKPPVHEPATGEHKPSPVYQPPKTEKPVPEHKPPHLPPIVVRPPPTHKPNPPYGHHPGHPPVENTGN; encoded by the coding sequence ATGTCTCTCACACACATGAACCTACTCCTCATTTTAGGAGTTGCGATTTTCGCAGCTCCATCCCTAGCCGATTTTCATTCTCACCCGCCAATTCACAAGCCTCCCGTTTATACACCACCCGTTCACAAACCACCAATTCACAAGCCTCCCGTTTATACACCACCCGTTCACAAGCCACCAGTTTATACACCACCCGTTCACAAACCACCTTCCGAATATAAACCTCCGGTGGAAGCAACCAACTCCGTGACTGAAGATCATTACCCTATTCACAAGCCACCAGTGTACAAACCACCTGTTCAGAAGCCAGCACCAGAGCAGAAACCACCCGTTCACAAGCCACCAATTCACAAACCACCGGTTCACAACACTCCCTCCTTAACCGATGATCATTACCCGGCCCATCCTATTCATAAACCACAACCGATTCACAGGCCACCGGTTCACAAGCCACCAACAGAGCATAAACCTCCGGTTCACGAGCCAGCGACAGGGGAGCACAAGCCGAGCCCGGTGTACCAACCACCGAAGACTGAGAAGCCTGTGCCAGAACATAAGCCACCACACTTGCCACCAATCGTCGTGAGGCCACCGCCTACACATAAGCCTAATCCTCCATACGGTCACCACCCTGGACACCCTCCAGTTGAGAATACCGGAAACTAA
- the LOC108196353 gene encoding cryptochrome-2 isoform X2 — MDTDGKTIVWFRRDLRIDDNPALAAAARDGSVLPVFIWCPQEEGQFYPGRVSRWWLKQSLIHLQQSLESLGAKLILIKARSTLKALLECISAVGATKIAYNHLYGIVDNCSIDDLGLENEMEKASNALLGRGWSPGWSNADKALSAFVEENLIDYSKERATVAGNTTSLFSPYLHFGEMSVRRVFQCVRMKQLLWAKEGNCVGQESVSLFLRAIGFREYSRYICFNYPFTHERSLLSNLKYFPWKADQAHFKAWRQGRTGYPLVDAGMRELWATGWMHNRIRVIVSGFFVKFLLLPWQWGMKYFWDTLLDSDLETDILGWQYISGSLPDGHELERLDSPQVQGFKFDPEGEYVRQWLPELARMPSEWIHHPWDAPPSVLRSAGVELGLNYPVPIVDIDLARERLTEALLIMREREAVARAEKSDGTDEVGDNSDCIDNLVIPKVVLKEKAPCSAASSHDQQVPSMQNFKNGFSSRKRLLPLEEEQHQRNMQISNSEGETSKIDDDLCSTAVSSSAKKQATCSMTSFSVPQSCSVSSDLKQQSHVEIDAETSSGKQVG; from the exons ATGGATACTGATGGCAAGACCATTGTTTGGTTCCGGAGGGATCTCCGGATCGATGACAATCCAGCCTTAGCTGCAGCTGCTAGAGATGGTTCTGTTCTGCCTGTTTTTATATGGTGTCCACAGGAAGAAGGGCAATTCTACCCGGGAAGGGTTTCGAGGTGGTGGCTCAAGCAATCTCTCATACATCTGCAGCAGTCACTTGAGTCTCTTGGGGCTaaacttattttaataaaagCTCGGAGCACTTTAAAAGCTCTTCTGGAATGCATTAGTGCTGTTGGGGCAACAAAAATAGCCTATAACCATCTTTATG GAATAGTAGACAATTGCTCAATTGATGATCTGGGGCTTGAAAATGAAATGGAAAAAGCTAGCAATGCTTTATTAGGAAGAGGATGGTCTCCTGGTTGGAGCAATGCTGATAAGGCTCTATCGGCATTCGTAGAAGAAAATCTGATCGACTACTCAAAGGAGAGGGCAACAGTTGCAGGGAACACAACGTCGCTCTTTTCACCATATCTTCATTTTGGGGAAATGAGTGTGAGGAGAGTATTCCAGTGTGTGCGCATGAAGCAATTACTGTGGGCAAAAGAAGGGAATTGTGTTGGACAAGAAAGTGTTTCACTGTTTCTTCGGGCTATAGGTTTTAGAGAATATTCTCGCTACATTTGTTTTAACTACCCATTTACTCATGAAAGATCATTGCTGAGCAACCTAAAGTATTTCCCCTGGAAAGCAGATCAAGCCCATTTTAAGGCTTGGAGACAGGGTCGTACTGGTTATCCATTAGTTGATGCAGGTATGAGAGAGCTTTGGGCAACTGGGTGGATGCACAATAGGATAAGAGTGATTGTTTCTGGGTTTTTTGTAAAGTTTTTGCTTCTACCATGGCAATGGGGAATGAAATATTTCTGGGATACCCTTCTGGACTCAGATTTGGAAACTGATATTCTTGGCTGGCAGTACATATCAGGTAGCTTGCCAGATGGACATGAGCTTGAGCGTCTAGATAGCCCACAG GTTCAGGGATTTAAATTTGATCCAGAGGGTGAATATGTGAGGCAATGGCTGCCTGAACTAGCAAGGATGCCCTCCGAGTGGATTCATCATCCTTGGGATGCACCTCCTAGTGTACTTAGATCTGCAGGAGTGGAATTGGGATTAAACTATCCAGTGCCTATTGTTGATATCGATTTAGCAAGAGAACGCCTAACTGAGGCTTTATTGAtcatgagggagagagaagctGTTGCAAGAGCAGAGAAATCTGATGGGACTGATGAAGTTGGTGATAACTCTGATTGCATTGACAATTTAGTGATTCCAAAGGTTGTTCTAAAGGAGAAGGCTCCTTGCTCTGCGGCCTCCTCCCACGACCAACAGGTACCTTCCATGCAAAATTTCAAGAATGGCTTCTCTAGTCGCAAGAGATTACTACCTCTTGAAGAAGAACAACATCAACGGAACATGCAAATCAGTAACAGTGAAGGCGAGACTTCAAAGATAGATGATGACTTGTGTTCCACAGCTGTATCCTCTTCCGCAAAGAAACAAGCAACTTGCAGCATGACTTCCTTTTCAGTTCCACAATCGTGTTCAGTATCTTCTGATCTGAAGCAGCAAAGCCATGTAGAAATAGATGCGGAGACTAGTTCAGGCAAACAGGTAGGGTAA
- the LOC108196353 gene encoding cryptochrome-1 isoform X1, which produces MDTDGKTIVWFRRDLRIDDNPALAAAARDGSVLPVFIWCPQEEGQFYPGRVSRWWLKQSLIHLQQSLESLGAKLILIKARSTLKALLECISAVGATKIAYNHLYDPVSLVRDHTIKQKLGELGISVQSYNGDLLYEPWEIYDNEGHAFTTFDAYWTRCLSMQKEPDSHLPPWRLVPVEGIVDNCSIDDLGLENEMEKASNALLGRGWSPGWSNADKALSAFVEENLIDYSKERATVAGNTTSLFSPYLHFGEMSVRRVFQCVRMKQLLWAKEGNCVGQESVSLFLRAIGFREYSRYICFNYPFTHERSLLSNLKYFPWKADQAHFKAWRQGRTGYPLVDAGMRELWATGWMHNRIRVIVSGFFVKFLLLPWQWGMKYFWDTLLDSDLETDILGWQYISGSLPDGHELERLDSPQVQGFKFDPEGEYVRQWLPELARMPSEWIHHPWDAPPSVLRSAGVELGLNYPVPIVDIDLARERLTEALLIMREREAVARAEKSDGTDEVGDNSDCIDNLVIPKVVLKEKAPCSAASSHDQQVPSMQNFKNGFSSRKRLLPLEEEQHQRNMQISNSEGETSKIDDDLCSTAVSSSAKKQATCSMTSFSVPQSCSVSSDLKQQSHVEIDAETSSGKQVG; this is translated from the exons ATGGATACTGATGGCAAGACCATTGTTTGGTTCCGGAGGGATCTCCGGATCGATGACAATCCAGCCTTAGCTGCAGCTGCTAGAGATGGTTCTGTTCTGCCTGTTTTTATATGGTGTCCACAGGAAGAAGGGCAATTCTACCCGGGAAGGGTTTCGAGGTGGTGGCTCAAGCAATCTCTCATACATCTGCAGCAGTCACTTGAGTCTCTTGGGGCTaaacttattttaataaaagCTCGGAGCACTTTAAAAGCTCTTCTGGAATGCATTAGTGCTGTTGGGGCAACAAAAATAGCCTATAACCATCTTTATG ATCCTGTTTCACTTGTTCGAGATCACACTATCAAACAAAAGCTTGGGGAGCTTGGTATATCAGTGCAAAGCTACAATGGAGATCTATTGTATGAACCATGGGAAATATACGATAATGAAGGACATGCCTTTACAACCTTTGATGCATACTGGACGAGGTGCTTAAGCATGCAAAAAGAACCCGATTCACATCTTCCTCCATGGCGATTAGTTCCTGTTGAAG GAATAGTAGACAATTGCTCAATTGATGATCTGGGGCTTGAAAATGAAATGGAAAAAGCTAGCAATGCTTTATTAGGAAGAGGATGGTCTCCTGGTTGGAGCAATGCTGATAAGGCTCTATCGGCATTCGTAGAAGAAAATCTGATCGACTACTCAAAGGAGAGGGCAACAGTTGCAGGGAACACAACGTCGCTCTTTTCACCATATCTTCATTTTGGGGAAATGAGTGTGAGGAGAGTATTCCAGTGTGTGCGCATGAAGCAATTACTGTGGGCAAAAGAAGGGAATTGTGTTGGACAAGAAAGTGTTTCACTGTTTCTTCGGGCTATAGGTTTTAGAGAATATTCTCGCTACATTTGTTTTAACTACCCATTTACTCATGAAAGATCATTGCTGAGCAACCTAAAGTATTTCCCCTGGAAAGCAGATCAAGCCCATTTTAAGGCTTGGAGACAGGGTCGTACTGGTTATCCATTAGTTGATGCAGGTATGAGAGAGCTTTGGGCAACTGGGTGGATGCACAATAGGATAAGAGTGATTGTTTCTGGGTTTTTTGTAAAGTTTTTGCTTCTACCATGGCAATGGGGAATGAAATATTTCTGGGATACCCTTCTGGACTCAGATTTGGAAACTGATATTCTTGGCTGGCAGTACATATCAGGTAGCTTGCCAGATGGACATGAGCTTGAGCGTCTAGATAGCCCACAG GTTCAGGGATTTAAATTTGATCCAGAGGGTGAATATGTGAGGCAATGGCTGCCTGAACTAGCAAGGATGCCCTCCGAGTGGATTCATCATCCTTGGGATGCACCTCCTAGTGTACTTAGATCTGCAGGAGTGGAATTGGGATTAAACTATCCAGTGCCTATTGTTGATATCGATTTAGCAAGAGAACGCCTAACTGAGGCTTTATTGAtcatgagggagagagaagctGTTGCAAGAGCAGAGAAATCTGATGGGACTGATGAAGTTGGTGATAACTCTGATTGCATTGACAATTTAGTGATTCCAAAGGTTGTTCTAAAGGAGAAGGCTCCTTGCTCTGCGGCCTCCTCCCACGACCAACAGGTACCTTCCATGCAAAATTTCAAGAATGGCTTCTCTAGTCGCAAGAGATTACTACCTCTTGAAGAAGAACAACATCAACGGAACATGCAAATCAGTAACAGTGAAGGCGAGACTTCAAAGATAGATGATGACTTGTGTTCCACAGCTGTATCCTCTTCCGCAAAGAAACAAGCAACTTGCAGCATGACTTCCTTTTCAGTTCCACAATCGTGTTCAGTATCTTCTGATCTGAAGCAGCAAAGCCATGTAGAAATAGATGCGGAGACTAGTTCAGGCAAACAGGTAGGGTAA